GCAAGGGCGAAGGCCGCCAGCGGCGCCACCTCGCTGGGCTTGAGCACCACCGTGCACCCCGCGGCGAGGGCCGGGCCCACCTTGCACACGATCTGGTGGAGCGGGTAGTTCCACGGCGTGATGGCGGCGATCACACCGACCGGTTCCCGGAAGATGCGGGAGTTGCCGACCCGGCCGCCCTCGAAGTCGTAGGTCTCGGCCAGCTGGCCGTAGAAGGCCAGCACCCCGGCCGGCATCAGCGTCTGCACCTTCATCGCCACGCCGTACGGCGCACCCATGTCCGTGGTGATGATCCTGGCGATCTGCTCGGAGCGTTCTCGTATCAGCTCGGCGGCCGCGGCGAGGATCTTGCCCCGCTCGGCGGAGGGCGTGCCCGACCACGAGGGCAGGGCCGCGCGGGCGGCGGACACGGCGGCCTCGACGTCGGAGGGCGAACCCGCGGGCACCCTGTCGATGGCCTCCTCGGTCGCGGGGTTGACGACGTCGATGCTCTCGCCCGACGCCGACGCCCGCCAGGCTCCGTTCAGATAAAGGTGACGCATAGCTCTCATCCTTGCGTGTGAACTGTCATAAGGCGAGAGCCCGGCAGGTCACGGGATGCCGACTCGGCCGCGTCAAGATCGAAATTCAGCCGGATGTGGCTTTCCCTCGTATCGAGCACGCGGCCGCCCTCCGCGAGGAGGGTACGGCGAAGGATCCCCATAAGTAATAAATTACCGAGATCCTTAAGAACTCGTAATATCCATATAAAAGTGGATGGCTACCCTCCAGTGTCCCCGTCCTACCCGGTTGGACGGGCGAGGAGGACGGGGCGCGCGGGTCAGTCGAAGATCGGCCCCCGGGTGCGGGAGCGCTTGATCTCGAAGAAGCCGTCGGTGCCGGCCACCAGGCGGACGCCGTCCCAGAGCCTGCCCGCCTCTTCGCCCTTGGGCGCCGGCGAGACGACCGGGCCGAAGAACGCCACATCCTCGACCGCGATCACCGGGGTGCCGACCTCCTGGCCGACCCGGTCGATGCCGTCGTTGTGCGAGGCGCGCAGGGCCTCGTCGAACTCCTCGGAGTCCATCGCGTCGGCGAACCCACGGTCGAGCCCGGCCGCCTCCAGCGCCTCCTCGATGGTCTCGCGGAGCGTGTCGAGCTGCTTGAGCCGGCCCTGGTTGTGGAAGCGGGTGCCGAGCTCGGTGTAGAGCCGGCCGACGGTCGCGGAGTCGTACTTCTGCTGCACCGCGGCGACCACACGGACCGGGCCGATGGCCTTGCCGATCATCTCGCGGTAGCTCTCGGGCACGTCCTTGCCCTCGTTGAGCACGTTGAGGCTCATGATGTGCCAGCGCGGCTCGATCGGCCGCACCTTCTCCACTTCCAGCAGCCAGCGGGAGGTCATCCACGCCCACGGGCAGAAGGGGTCGAACCAGAGGTCGACCGGGGTGCGCTCAGTCATCTCTCAGCTTTCTGATCGTGAAGGTTCTTCACGTAGCGACAACCCATGTCGCCAAGTCCCCTATTCCAGGTAGCGATTACTGCGTTGACGGGCCGCTTTATCCTCAGATGAAGCGATCTGCTCGCTCCGAGGCCTTCAGGGCGGCGATCTTCTGTCTCACGTGGCAAGATTCAGGAACCCCTTCGCAACGGAGCGGGGGAAGTTGTGACGAGGGAGCGGTAGTGGCAGGCAATCTGACCCGTGACGAGGCCCGTGCGCGCGCGCGTCTGCTCAGTGTGCAGTCATACGCGGTGGAGCTCGACCTGACCGAGGGTGAGGAGCGTTTCGAAAGCGTCACCACGGTCCGGTTCACCAGTGCTCAGCCGGGTGCGGACACGTTCATCGACCTGGCCGACGCCAAGGTGCGCAAGGCCGTGCTGAACGGCACCGAGCTGGACGTGAGCGCCTACGACCAGGAGACGGGACGGCTACCGCTGCCGGGACTGGCCGAGACCAACGAGCTGCGCGTCGACGCCGACTGCTCCTACACCCGCACCGGCGAGGGCCTGCACCGCTTCGTCGACCCGGTCGACAAGAGCGTCTACCTGCACAGCCAGTTCGAGACGGCCGACGCCCACCGGATGTACGCCTGTTTCGACCAGCCCGATTTGAAGGCGACCTTCGAGCTGACCGTGCTCGCGCCCTCCTACTGGGAGGTCATCTCCAACTCGGCGCCCGACGCCGCCGAGGACCTGGTGGAGCACCACGGCCGTCACGGCGCTCTCCAGGCCGCCAAACGGTGGCATTTCCCCGCCACCCCGGTGATGTCCACCTACATCACCGCCCTGTGCGCCGGGCCGTACCACAAGGTGACCTCCGAGCACGACGGCATCCCGCTGGGCCTTTACTGCCGCGCCTCGCTCGCCGAGCACCTCGACGCCGACAACCTCTTCGAGATCACCCGGCAGGGCTTCGACTTCTTCCACAAGGTCTTCGGCGTCCGCTACCCGTTCGGGAAGTACGACCAGCTCTTCGTACCCGAGTTCAACGCGGGCGCGATGGAGAACGCCGGCTGCGTGACCTTCCTGGAGGACTACGTCTTCCGCTCCCGCGTCACCGACGCGATCATCGAGCGCCGCGCCGAGACGATCCTGCACGAGATGGCGCACATGTGGTTCGGCGACCTGGTCACCATGCGCTGGTGGGACGACCTGTGGCTGAACGAGTCGTTCGCCACCTACGCGTCGGTGCTCTGCCAGGCCGAGGCCACCCGCTGGGGCCAGGGCGCGTGGACGACCTTCGCCAACGTGGAGAAGTCCTGGGCCTACCGCCAGGACCAGCTGCCCTCGACCCACCCGATCGCCGCCGACATCGTCGACATGCACGCGGTCGAGGTCAACTTCGACGGCATCACCTACGCCAAGGGCGCCTCGGTGCTCAAGCAGCTCGTCGCCTACGTGGGACTGGACAACTTCCTGGCCGGTGTCCGCGACTACTTCAACGAGCACGCCTGGGGCAACACCACGCTCGCGGACCTGCTGGCCGCACTGGAGCGCACCTCGGGCCGTGACCTGTCGTCGTGGTCCAAGGAGTGGCTGGAGACCTCCTGGGTCAACACGCTGCGCCCGTCGTTCACCACCGACGCAGAAGGCCGTTTCCTCGAGTTCGAGGTGCTGCAGGAGGCCCCGGCCGACTATCCGACGCTGCGTTCGCACCGCGTCGCCATCGGCCTGTACTCCCTGCAGGGGGAAGCGCTGGTCCGCACCAGGCGGGTCGAGCTCGACGTGGTCGGCGCCCGTACGGCGGTGACCGAGCTGGTCGGCGAGGTCCAGCCCGACCTGATTCTGATCAACGACGACGACCTCACCTATGCCAAGATCCGGCTCGACGAGCGCTCGCTGCGGACGCTGGTGGACGGCGGCATCGCCCGTTTCACCGAGTCGCTGCCGCGCGCCCTGTGCTGGTCGGCCGCCTGGGACATGACCCGTGACGCAGAGATGTCCACCCGTGACTACGTCGCGCTCGCCATCTCCGGCATCGCGTCGGTCAAGGACATCACCGTCGCGCAGACGGTGCTCCGCCAGGCCCGCCTGGCCGTCCAGCAGTATGCCGACCCGGCCTGGCGCGCCCAGGGGCTGACCCTGCTGACCTCCTCCCTGCGCTCCCTGGTCGCCGGGGCCGAGCCCGGCTCCGACCACCAGCTCGCCTATGTCAACGCCCTGTCCGCCGCGGCGACCTCCCCCGAGGACCTGGCGTTCCTGGCGGGCCTGCTGGACGGCTCGACCGTGCTCGACGGCCTGACCGTGGACACCGACCTGCGCTGGACCCTCATCCAGGCCCTGGTCTCCGGCGGCGTGCTCGGTGAGGGCGACATCGCCGAGGAGCTCCTGCGCGACGCCACGGCCACCGGTGAGCGCTCCGCCGCGCTGTCGCGCGCGGCGATCCCGACGGCCGAGGGCAAGGCGAAGGCCTGGGCCGCGATGACCGAGGGCAAGCTGAGCGGCGCCCTGCTCCGATCGACCATCGTCGGGTTCATGGACCCGCGCCACCCGGATCTGCTGGAGCCGTACGCCACGAAGTACTTCGAGGAGATCGGCCGGATCTGGAAGACCTGGACCTTCGACAGCGCCCAGAACTTCGCCACCGGCTGCTACCCGGCCCTGTCCATCTCCCCGGAGACCGTCGCCAGGACCCAGGACTTCATCTCCGCCCAGGAGCCCCCGCACGCCCTCAGGCGCCTCCTGCTGGAGGGCGCCGACGGCATCGGCCGCGCCCTGCGCGCGCAGGCCAAGGACACCTCCGCGGCCTGACCCCTCTCCACCCCGAGCGCCCCTCGCCGTCACGGCGGGGGGCGCTCGTGCGCTCCCGGCGACGTCGGACGGCCGGCCGTCGCCAGGTCGTGCCCCGGCGCCAGCGAGACGAGCGCGCCGACGTGCCGGGCGATCCCGCCCTCAACCTGGTCGGCGTCTACCGGAGTTCCGCGACCACGGTACGGCAGGCCGGAGGCGTTCCGGCGAGGTGGCGGCAGCACGCCGAGCGGGTCCGCGCTTGCCTGGACGCCTACCGGCCCTGACCGCGCCACCCGGGCCGGCGGCCGGGCCGCAGCGTCACGATCGATGCGGTGATCACCGCCACCTGATGATAAGAACATGCTTTACCTGGGAGAACACATCGAGTCCGTACTATGCGCTGATAACGCCATTTGTCGTTCTGACGCCATGAGAAGGTGATCAAGTGGAATCCGCACATGATCTACTCGTCTCCCTGGCGCGCAGATATGCCTTCGGCGACCTCGGGGCGCTCGCCTCGGGCATCGTCGGAGACGCCGACGAGATCGAGGCGGTGTGCGAGTTCGGGCAGCGACTGCTCTCGCTCGACGCCGAGGACTTCGCCGCCGAGGCGCGGGCCGTACCCAACGATCTGAGGCGCCGGGCACGGGCGTGCACCATGCCGCAGACCCCGCGGGAGCAGCCGCGCGGCGCGCTGGAGTCACTGCGACCCGCCTACGGGCTGCTGCTGGAGACGATCGCGGTCCGCTGGCACCGGCGCGAGCTGAGCTCCATGGTGGCCGCCGTCCACATCGCCAGCGAGTATCTGCCGCTGCTCGCCTTCGAGTCGGTGCTCGGCAACGCGGGCGATCCGGTGCGCTGGCCTCCCGGTCTCAGCGCCCCGGGCAGCAGGTTCGGCGTGATCGGCGACCGCGCGTGCGACCACACGAAGCCGGAGCAGTCGGCCGCCAGCAGGACCCTGCGGGTGGCCGGGGAGCCCGCCGAGGGCTGGCGAGCCTACCTGGACCGCCAGCACAGCCAGGTCTCGGGCGCGCTCGCCACCTGTGTGGCCACCTGCCGCAACCCCTGCACCGCGATGGACTGGGTGGAGCCCGGCCGCCGAGAGGACCTCTCCGCACGCGCCCGGGTGGCGCTGACCTTCGCCGACACCCCCCTGGTACGGCTGCGCCACGCGGCCCCGGTGGGCCACGGGTTCGGCGTGCCCTCCCCCGAGGAGGTCCTCGACGCCTGGCAGCGCAGCCAGACGATCCTGAGCAAGACCGAGGTGGGCGCCGAGGCGGCCATAGACGACGGCTTCCCCCTGCCGGGCCTGCCCCGCCTGTTCGCCGCCATCGCCGCCGCGCCCGTGCTCCCCTCGACACTGCTGGAGGACATCACCGTGCATCTGGTGAAGCTCCTGCGCTCCCGGGAAGCGGGTGACCCGCCTCCGAGACCCGCCCGGACGGCCGGGCAAGAGCGGTGAGGCGGAGGGCCGGGCGCCGTTTTGCATTGACCGGTGTAAAATCTGTAGCGTTCCCTCATGGCTAGACCGAGGACATTCGACGAGGAACGGGTCCTGGACACGGCGATGCGCGTCTTCTGGGCCAACGGCTACGAGGCCACCACGACCCGGGATCTGTGCGAGGCCGTCGGCCTGGACCGCAGCAGCGTCTACAACGCCTTCACCAGTAAGCACGAGCTGTTCAAACGTGCGCTGATCCGTTACATCGACACCATGACCACCGCCCAGCGGGAGATCCTGGAGGACCAGGGCCGGCCGGCCGTCGAGCGGATCCGCGCACTGTTCGCCAAGATCGTCAATGATGAGTCCGAGAATCGGCGGAACGGCCGCGGCTTCGGCTGCCTGACCGTCAACACCACGGTGGAGCTCGCCGGGCGCGACGCGGAGATCGCCCGGCTGCTGGATCGCGACACGACCAGGCGACTGGAATCCTTCCGGACCGCCATCGAGGCAGGGCAACGCGACGGCGACATCGCCTCCACGCGGGACCCGGACGCACTCGCCCGGTTCGCCAACGCCGTGATCGCCGGAATCCGGGTGGCCGCCCAGGGCGGCGCGGACCGCGCCGCCCTGGAATCCATCGCGGGAACGGCGTTGGACACCCTGACCCACTGACCCGCCGGCCGGCCCACCCACCCACCGCAGGCCACCTGCGACGCATCCGCACGCCCGAATTTTGCATCGATCGATGCAAAACAGTAGCCGCCGAACACAGGAGCACCCGTCATGCCCCGTGCTGTCTACATGCTGGCGGTTCAGCTGTCGCGTCCGCAGGTCCGCGGCCGGGCCATCGCGGTGGTCATGAACGGGTTGATGGCAGGCACCCTGCTGGGCCTGCCGCTGTCCACGCTGATCGGAGAACATCTGGGCTGGCGGGCCGCCTTCTGGGCCGTCAGCGCCCTCACCGTCCTCGCCGCGCTCGCCACGATGATCGGCGTGCCCCGGCTGGAGCGCGCCGAAGGCCACGGCGGCGGTTTCCGGCAGGAGGCCGCCGGCTTCGCCCTGCTCGCCCACCTCAGTGGCCCGTCGGTGGTGTTCATGCTGGGCATCGGCCTGGTCGGCGTCACCATGAACCCGGCGATGGTCACCCGCGTCCAGCGCACCGGCAACACCGGGCCACCGGTCAACACCGTCCACTCCTCCTTCATCACCCTGGGTGTCATCATCGGCTCCTCGGCCGGGGGGATGGCCATCGACGGCTTCGGCCTGCGGGCCCCGCTCTGGCTCGGCGCCGCCCTGGCCACGCTCGGGCTCCTCACGCTTCTCCCCGAGCTCGTCCGCCGATCCGCGCCGGTGCCGTCATCGGACGGGCCCCTCACGGACATGGGATCCGTCACGGACGGGAAGAAGCAGGCGGCCTAGGAGGACCCGCCGCAGACGCCGGACGGAGCGCAGTGCCCCGCTGCGGGCACCGGCTGGACGGCGGGGGCCATCGGCCTGCCGAAGAAGTCCCACGACGTGATGGCCTGACCGATGACCAGCGAGAGAGCGCAGCAGATGACGGAGGCCGCCAGCAGGATCCTCCCTCTCCGGATGTAACGCTTCTTGGCGTCGGCGAGAGCACTGAGGGCCCTGATCCGCAGCAGGAGCTGATCGGCCCGGACACGGGTGTCTCGTCTGGCCGTGCGCGCCCTCAGCTCCGCGAGGGCGCTACGGGCGAAGGCACCGGCCCGGGAGTCTTCAGGCTCGGTGTCATCGGCCCTCGGGCTCTCGGCGTGCGTGCGTGCGGCGTAGGAACGGCGGCGCTCCACCGTCCGTCCGGCAAGCCGCGCGCTGCGGGGGTAGAGGGCTCCGACCAGCATCAGGATTCCCGTCACGCAGAAGAAGACACCTGTCCACCAGAGCCACTCCACCTCGCCGGGTAACCTGTCCGGCCTCCAGCCGTTCCCCAGGAACACACCGGCGACGGCCGCCGCCAGCAGCACGGCGGCCTTCCGGTCGGCCATGCCGATGTCGACGCGCACGTCGGCGAGCACCCCCGTGATGTAGGAAAGGGTCTCGTCCCGATCCTCCCCCACCGCGCCTCCCCCGGAGATCCGACCCGCCA
Above is a genomic segment from Streptosporangium album containing:
- a CDS encoding mycothiol-dependent nitroreductase Rv2466c family protein — encoded protein: MTERTPVDLWFDPFCPWAWMTSRWLLEVEKVRPIEPRWHIMSLNVLNEGKDVPESYREMIGKAIGPVRVVAAVQQKYDSATVGRLYTELGTRFHNQGRLKQLDTLRETIEEALEAAGLDRGFADAMDSEEFDEALRASHNDGIDRVGQEVGTPVIAVEDVAFFGPVVSPAPKGEEAGRLWDGVRLVAGTDGFFEIKRSRTRGPIFD
- the pepN gene encoding aminopeptidase N — translated: MAGNLTRDEARARARLLSVQSYAVELDLTEGEERFESVTTVRFTSAQPGADTFIDLADAKVRKAVLNGTELDVSAYDQETGRLPLPGLAETNELRVDADCSYTRTGEGLHRFVDPVDKSVYLHSQFETADAHRMYACFDQPDLKATFELTVLAPSYWEVISNSAPDAAEDLVEHHGRHGALQAAKRWHFPATPVMSTYITALCAGPYHKVTSEHDGIPLGLYCRASLAEHLDADNLFEITRQGFDFFHKVFGVRYPFGKYDQLFVPEFNAGAMENAGCVTFLEDYVFRSRVTDAIIERRAETILHEMAHMWFGDLVTMRWWDDLWLNESFATYASVLCQAEATRWGQGAWTTFANVEKSWAYRQDQLPSTHPIAADIVDMHAVEVNFDGITYAKGASVLKQLVAYVGLDNFLAGVRDYFNEHAWGNTTLADLLAALERTSGRDLSSWSKEWLETSWVNTLRPSFTTDAEGRFLEFEVLQEAPADYPTLRSHRVAIGLYSLQGEALVRTRRVELDVVGARTAVTELVGEVQPDLILINDDDLTYAKIRLDERSLRTLVDGGIARFTESLPRALCWSAAWDMTRDAEMSTRDYVALAISGIASVKDITVAQTVLRQARLAVQQYADPAWRAQGLTLLTSSLRSLVAGAEPGSDHQLAYVNALSAAATSPEDLAFLAGLLDGSTVLDGLTVDTDLRWTLIQALVSGGVLGEGDIAEELLRDATATGERSAALSRAAIPTAEGKAKAWAAMTEGKLSGALLRSTIVGFMDPRHPDLLEPYATKYFEEIGRIWKTWTFDSAQNFATGCYPALSISPETVARTQDFISAQEPPHALRRLLLEGADGIGRALRAQAKDTSAA
- a CDS encoding TetR/AcrR family transcriptional regulator codes for the protein MARPRTFDEERVLDTAMRVFWANGYEATTTRDLCEAVGLDRSSVYNAFTSKHELFKRALIRYIDTMTTAQREILEDQGRPAVERIRALFAKIVNDESENRRNGRGFGCLTVNTTVELAGRDAEIARLLDRDTTRRLESFRTAIEAGQRDGDIASTRDPDALARFANAVIAGIRVAAQGGADRAALESIAGTALDTLTH
- a CDS encoding MFS transporter, giving the protein MPRAVYMLAVQLSRPQVRGRAIAVVMNGLMAGTLLGLPLSTLIGEHLGWRAAFWAVSALTVLAALATMIGVPRLERAEGHGGGFRQEAAGFALLAHLSGPSVVFMLGIGLVGVTMNPAMVTRVQRTGNTGPPVNTVHSSFITLGVIIGSSAGGMAIDGFGLRAPLWLGAALATLGLLTLLPELVRRSAPVPSSDGPLTDMGSVTDGKKQAA